Proteins found in one Solitalea lacus genomic segment:
- a CDS encoding Fic family protein, with amino-acid sequence MDKNTPLHLQEIIFSSSNAEKSRAISSLIKQGKLKKLAPRIYSPNLEDEEQSIIKRNLFKIIGHLYSGALLSHRSAFEYRPTTSGDIFLTYNYERRIKLPGVTLNMMAGPSALSDDLPFVDGLHVSGQARAILENLQTSRRPGPSSKILTLPEVEEKLEQIVKIQGEVGLNELRDRARELSGQLGMKKEFEKLDRLISAILTTKPSSILKSPIALARAFGQPFDAKRIELFENLFVTLKNTPTSPFSDPNVSNTAFKNFAFYEAYFSNFIEGTKFKLEEAMQIIETGRPMATRDEDSHDILGTYQIVSNRNEMKITPESPEHLLEILQYRHKIMLSARPSKKPGEFKDRNNRAGNTDFVDMELVRGTLIKGFEFYQGLNEPFAKAAYMMFLVSEVHPFLDGNGRLARVMMNAELLKTNQSKIIIPTVFREDYLGALRAVSRRNEPEKYIRMLLRAWKFSTTIAGEDMNRIYHVLKQSNAFEEGEDYILRIDGEQS; translated from the coding sequence ATGGACAAGAACACACCCCTGCACCTACAGGAAATCATATTCTCCTCGAGCAATGCCGAGAAAAGTCGCGCCATATCTTCACTGATCAAGCAGGGAAAACTAAAGAAACTCGCTCCCCGCATCTATTCACCGAACCTGGAAGACGAAGAACAGTCGATCATCAAGAGGAATCTTTTCAAGATTATCGGCCATCTATATAGCGGAGCCCTATTGAGTCACCGCTCCGCTTTTGAGTATCGCCCAACTACTTCCGGTGATATCTTTCTGACCTATAACTATGAAAGAAGAATAAAACTTCCAGGGGTGACCTTGAACATGATGGCTGGACCATCCGCACTATCTGATGATCTGCCATTTGTCGATGGTCTCCATGTCTCAGGACAGGCAAGGGCAATTCTAGAAAACCTGCAAACATCCAGAAGACCAGGACCTTCATCAAAAATCTTGACCCTACCAGAGGTGGAGGAAAAGCTCGAACAGATAGTAAAGATCCAAGGAGAAGTTGGATTGAACGAACTTCGCGACAGGGCGAGGGAATTATCCGGCCAGTTGGGAATGAAAAAGGAATTCGAAAAGCTCGACCGACTTATCAGTGCGATCCTGACGACCAAGCCATCGAGTATACTAAAATCCCCGATCGCCCTTGCCCGGGCATTTGGGCAACCGTTCGATGCCAAACGGATCGAGCTTTTCGAAAACCTGTTTGTAACGCTAAAAAACACCCCGACCAGCCCATTCTCGGATCCCAATGTGAGCAATACCGCATTCAAAAATTTTGCTTTCTATGAGGCCTATTTTTCGAACTTCATCGAGGGGACCAAATTCAAACTGGAAGAAGCGATGCAAATCATTGAAACAGGCCGGCCAATGGCAACAAGAGACGAGGATTCCCATGACATACTCGGCACCTATCAGATCGTGAGCAACCGCAATGAGATGAAAATCACTCCCGAAAGCCCGGAACATTTGCTGGAGATATTGCAATACAGGCACAAGATCATGCTTAGTGCCAGGCCATCAAAAAAGCCCGGCGAGTTCAAGGACAGGAACAACCGGGCTGGCAATACCGACTTCGTCGACATGGAACTGGTTAGGGGAACTTTGATCAAGGGATTTGAATTTTACCAGGGCCTTAACGAACCGTTTGCGAAAGCGGCCTACATGATGTTTCTGGTCAGCGAGGTCCATCCATTTTTAGATGGCAACGGTAGGCTGGCAAGGGTAATGATGAATGCTGAACTCTTAAAAACTAACCAGAGCAAGATTATTATCCCCACAGTTTTCAGGGAAGATTATCTTGGGGCTCTACGAGCCGTTTCCAGAAGGAACGAGCCGGAGAAGTATATCCGGATGCTGCTTCGAGCATGGAAATTCAGTACCACGATAGCCGGGGAGGACATGAATCGTATTTACCATGTGCTGAAACAAAGCAATGCCTTTGAAGAGGGAGAGGATTATATTTTAAGGATTGACGGAGAGCAGTCCTAA
- a CDS encoding DoxX family protein, with protein MKSSIKSKVLFVLSLLFGLMFINAGLNKFLNYMPMPGNLPERMVKVMTAIMEIGWLLPLVGIAEIVGGLLVVIPKTRAIGALILFPVMVGILLTNIVIDMSGLPIAIAFGAVLAWIIYDNKVKYLPLIK; from the coding sequence ATGAAAAGTTCAATAAAAAGTAAAGTATTATTTGTGCTCTCGCTCTTGTTTGGTTTAATGTTTATCAATGCGGGGCTTAATAAGTTCTTAAACTATATGCCAATGCCAGGCAACTTACCCGAAAGAATGGTAAAAGTAATGACTGCCATAATGGAAATAGGTTGGCTTTTACCATTGGTTGGAATAGCTGAAATTGTTGGTGGTTTGTTAGTGGTCATACCAAAAACCAGGGCAATAGGAGCGTTGATTCTTTTTCCGGTAATGGTTGGGATATTACTAACCAATATCGTTATAGACATGAGTGGCTTACCAATTGCAATTGCATTTGGAGCTGTACTAGCCTGGATTATCTACGATAACAAAGTTAAATACCTACCCTTGATAAAATGA
- a CDS encoding rhomboid family intramembrane serine protease, whose product METTQTGSIIKSFIIGFYLVLLLWIVKWIEFKFDISFAHWGIYPRSINGLKGILTAPFIHADINHLASNSLSLLITATMLWYFFKELAIKTIFSIYLLTGLGVWLFARPAIHIGASGVVYGLTSFLFFSGLFRKDPRLMGLSLLVVFLYGSLIWGIFPISPELSWESHLTGGVIGALLGYFFRNQGPQRKTYAIENEDEEEEFDDEYWNEENKDDEESKPDSLLH is encoded by the coding sequence TTGGAAACTACTCAAACCGGCTCAATAATCAAAAGTTTTATCATTGGCTTTTACCTGGTATTATTACTTTGGATTGTAAAATGGATAGAGTTTAAGTTTGATATTAGCTTTGCACATTGGGGCATTTATCCTCGAAGCATAAACGGACTAAAAGGCATTTTAACAGCTCCCTTCATCCATGCAGACATCAACCATTTGGCATCTAACTCCCTTTCCTTGCTCATCACGGCAACTATGCTGTGGTATTTCTTTAAAGAGTTGGCTATTAAAACTATTTTCAGTATTTACCTACTTACGGGGTTAGGTGTTTGGCTTTTTGCAAGACCTGCAATACATATTGGAGCAAGCGGTGTTGTTTACGGTCTCACTTCCTTTTTATTTTTTAGTGGATTATTCAGAAAAGATCCGCGATTAATGGGCTTATCCCTTTTGGTGGTATTTTTATACGGTAGTTTAATTTGGGGTATCTTTCCTATAAGCCCTGAGCTTTCTTGGGAATCACATTTAACAGGAGGCGTTATTGGAGCGTTACTGGGTTATTTCTTCAGAAATCAAGGCCCACAACGTAAAACTTATGCGATTGAAAATGAGGATGAGGAAGAAGAGTTTGACGATGAATATTGGAATGAGGAAAACAAAGACGATGAAGAATCTAAACCTGATAGTTTATTGCACTAA
- a CDS encoding DUF1573 domain-containing protein — MKKLLLLGFIMFAGFNLAKAQSAEFKFEKEVHDFGKIKEGTVATYDFKFTNVGDAPLIITNVTAPCGCTVPKWTKEPVKKGETGIVTVSYNSQGRPMAFNKNVTITSNSKTPSKVLYIKGDVEPATKPAGK; from the coding sequence ATGAAAAAGTTATTATTGTTAGGATTTATAATGTTTGCCGGTTTTAACCTTGCTAAAGCTCAGTCGGCAGAGTTTAAATTTGAAAAAGAAGTTCATGATTTTGGTAAGATTAAAGAAGGAACCGTTGCTACTTATGACTTCAAATTCACTAACGTTGGCGATGCTCCGTTAATTATTACTAACGTTACTGCACCTTGTGGATGTACAGTTCCTAAATGGACTAAAGAGCCAGTGAAAAAAGGTGAAACCGGTATTGTAACCGTTTCTTATAACAGTCAAGGTCGTCCTATGGCTTTCAATAAAAACGTTACCATTACTTCCAACTCTAAAACACCTTCAAAAGTACTTTATATTAAGGGAGATGTTGAACCTGCAACGAAACCAGCAGGAAAGTAA
- a CDS encoding alpha-ketoacid dehydrogenase subunit alpha/beta codes for MMISDKEHMVTSLLENNELSFEEFKQEVLTDYRLAQESRQASLLGRKEVLTGKAKFGIFGDGKELAQIAMAKVFKEGDFRSGYYRDQTFHFAAGMYNISEFFAQLYAHADVNAESSTAGRGMTCHFGTRSLDDNGNWNNLTEMKNSSADISCTAGQMIRLVGLAQASKLYRENKELAYMTHFSKNGNEIAFGTIGDASTSEGHFFEALNAAGVLQVPMLMSVWDDGYGISVSQKYQTTKQNISELLKGFQRDENGEGFEIIRVKGWDYAGLVEAYEKAASICRTHHIPVLVHVQEVTQPQGHSTSGSHERYKSKERLEWEANHDCIKKMREWIVESSIATVEELDQIDEEAKRYVREIQKKAWADFNAPIKTEITELVTIFDEIEGQSQFAADVKYHKNALRSAIDPTRKDVIAATRRVLLITRNEKIAGREKLIKWLNEANESNRDRYNTYLFSNTIDSPLNMVEIKPEFPETPKTVDGREVLQACFEANFSRDPRLVAFGEDVGKIGDVNQGFAGLQEKFGELRIFDTGIREATIVGQGIGLAMRGLRPIAEIQYLDYIYYGLQPLADDLSSLTYRTKRGQKAPLIIRTRGHRLEGIWHAGSPIGVLINALRGMHLCVPRNMTQAAGMYNMLLRSDEPALVIECLNGYRLKEKLPSNVGEFTVPLGKPEVLREGSDITLVTYGSCVRIADEAAHQLAELGISVELIDVQTLLPFDLNHSILESIKKTSRVLFLDEDMPGGATAYMLQKVMEEQKGFRYLDSEPRTLTAKEHRPAYGSDGDYFSKPNIEDVVETVYEMMREANPHRFPKLY; via the coding sequence ATGATGATTAGCGATAAAGAACACATGGTTACATCTTTATTAGAGAATAATGAGCTTAGCTTTGAAGAGTTCAAGCAAGAAGTTCTCACCGATTACCGCCTGGCGCAAGAAAGTCGTCAAGCAAGTTTATTGGGCAGAAAGGAAGTGCTGACTGGTAAAGCCAAGTTTGGCATTTTTGGTGATGGAAAGGAACTTGCACAAATTGCAATGGCCAAGGTTTTTAAAGAAGGCGATTTTCGTTCGGGGTATTACCGTGACCAAACGTTTCACTTTGCTGCCGGTATGTACAACATTAGTGAGTTTTTTGCTCAATTGTACGCACACGCCGATGTAAATGCTGAAAGTTCAACTGCCGGAAGGGGAATGACTTGTCATTTTGGTACCAGAAGCCTTGATGATAATGGCAACTGGAATAATCTTACCGAGATGAAAAATTCTTCGGCAGATATTTCATGTACTGCGGGTCAAATGATTCGTTTAGTCGGTTTAGCACAAGCATCAAAACTTTATCGCGAGAATAAAGAGTTGGCATACATGACCCATTTTTCTAAAAATGGTAATGAAATAGCCTTTGGTACCATTGGTGACGCCAGCACATCGGAAGGTCATTTTTTTGAAGCTTTAAATGCGGCAGGGGTATTACAAGTTCCTATGTTAATGTCGGTTTGGGATGATGGTTATGGAATTTCTGTTAGTCAGAAATATCAAACTACCAAGCAAAATATTTCAGAATTATTAAAAGGCTTTCAGCGTGATGAGAATGGTGAAGGCTTTGAAATTATACGAGTAAAGGGTTGGGATTATGCCGGATTAGTAGAGGCTTATGAAAAAGCCGCTTCTATTTGCCGTACCCATCATATTCCGGTTTTAGTTCATGTGCAAGAGGTTACACAACCGCAAGGACACTCAACCTCAGGTTCACATGAGCGTTATAAATCAAAAGAACGGTTGGAATGGGAAGCTAACCATGATTGTATTAAAAAAATGCGGGAATGGATTGTAGAATCATCAATTGCCACTGTTGAGGAGTTGGATCAAATTGATGAAGAAGCAAAACGTTATGTGCGCGAAATTCAGAAAAAAGCCTGGGCTGATTTCAATGCTCCAATTAAGACAGAGATTACTGAATTGGTAACCATTTTTGATGAAATTGAAGGGCAAAGTCAATTTGCTGCTGATGTAAAATATCATAAAAACGCTTTACGCTCAGCTATTGATCCTACTCGCAAAGATGTAATCGCGGCTACTCGTAGGGTATTGCTTATTACTCGAAATGAAAAAATTGCCGGCCGCGAGAAGTTGATTAAGTGGTTAAATGAGGCCAATGAATCTAATCGCGACCGTTACAATACTTATTTATTTAGCAATACCATTGACTCACCATTGAACATGGTGGAAATTAAGCCGGAATTTCCAGAAACACCTAAAACGGTTGATGGCCGTGAAGTACTGCAAGCTTGTTTTGAAGCAAATTTCTCCCGGGATCCGCGTTTAGTTGCCTTTGGCGAAGATGTGGGTAAGATTGGAGATGTGAACCAGGGATTTGCCGGTTTACAAGAGAAATTTGGTGAGCTCCGTATTTTTGATACCGGTATTCGCGAGGCAACAATTGTAGGGCAGGGGATAGGGCTTGCTATGCGTGGACTGCGTCCGATTGCTGAAATTCAATACCTTGATTATATTTATTATGGCTTGCAGCCGCTTGCCGATGATTTATCATCATTGACTTACCGTACTAAACGTGGACAAAAAGCGCCGTTAATTATCCGTACACGCGGTCACCGTTTGGAGGGTATTTGGCATGCTGGCTCACCAATCGGGGTGTTGATTAACGCTTTAAGAGGTATGCACTTGTGTGTGCCACGTAATATGACTCAGGCGGCAGGTATGTATAATATGTTATTGCGTTCAGATGAACCTGCATTAGTAATTGAATGTTTGAACGGTTACCGATTGAAGGAAAAACTTCCAAGCAATGTTGGTGAGTTTACTGTGCCATTAGGTAAACCAGAAGTTTTACGTGAGGGTTCTGATATTACCCTTGTAACCTATGGTTCTTGTGTGCGTATTGCTGATGAAGCTGCTCATCAGTTGGCAGAATTAGGTATTTCTGTTGAATTGATAGATGTTCAAACCTTATTGCCTTTCGACTTGAATCATTCCATTCTTGAATCAATTAAGAAAACCAGTCGCGTATTATTCCTCGATGAGGATATGCCTGGAGGAGCGACTGCATATATGCTTCAAAAAGTGATGGAAGAGCAGAAAGGTTTCCGTTATTTGGATTCGGAACCACGTACATTAACGGCTAAGGAGCATCGTCCGGCTTATGGTTCTGATGGTGACTATTTCTCTAAGCCTAACATTGAAGATGTAGTTGAAACTGTTTATGAGATGATGCGTGAGGCTAACCCTCATCGTTTTCCCAAGTTATACTAA
- a CDS encoding pyridoxal phosphate-dependent aminotransferase, translating into MPKISTKGLQMPASPIRKLTPFAEKAKSEGKTVYHLNIGQPDIETPVGMLDAVKNIDFKVWAYTQSEGTPQYRNKLAEYYQKNGYNITPSDILVTDGGSEALTIAISACIDHGEEVIIPEPFYANYNAFTCLSDAIIKPIQSSIETGFALPPISEFERLITPKTKAILICSPNNPTGYLYSKEELEELKKLVLKYDLFLICDEAYREFCYDGREFISPGHLDGLENHFIMIDTVSKRYSACGARLGALVTHNKEVYAAALKYAQARLAPPAVAQIAATAAIATPSSYFDTVIKEYSERRNLLVNTLNKMEGVYCPNPGGAFYAIVRLPIDDSDRFCEWMLDKFTYENQTVMLAPATGFYSTPGAGRNEVRMAYVINQDDLKKALICLEKALVEYPGRILSSTGLTAKSAL; encoded by the coding sequence ATGCCAAAGATTTCAACTAAAGGGCTACAAATGCCTGCTTCACCCATTCGAAAGTTAACTCCCTTTGCAGAGAAAGCTAAAAGCGAGGGTAAAACGGTTTATCATTTGAATATCGGACAACCCGATATTGAAACTCCAGTTGGGATGCTTGATGCCGTCAAGAATATTGATTTTAAGGTTTGGGCTTACACTCAATCAGAAGGAACACCTCAATACAGAAACAAGCTTGCCGAATATTACCAAAAAAATGGGTACAACATTACTCCAAGTGACATTTTAGTAACTGATGGTGGATCTGAAGCATTGACAATTGCCATTAGTGCTTGTATTGACCATGGAGAAGAAGTAATTATCCCCGAACCATTTTATGCAAATTATAATGCATTTACATGCTTATCAGATGCTATAATTAAGCCAATCCAGTCGTCCATAGAAACCGGGTTTGCACTCCCTCCAATTAGCGAGTTTGAACGTTTGATCACACCCAAAACCAAGGCCATATTAATTTGCAGTCCGAATAACCCAACTGGCTACCTTTACTCAAAAGAAGAGTTGGAAGAACTAAAAAAACTAGTTTTAAAGTATGATCTATTTTTGATTTGTGATGAAGCCTACAGGGAGTTTTGTTATGATGGACGCGAATTCATCTCACCTGGACACTTGGATGGATTGGAAAACCATTTCATCATGATCGATACAGTATCGAAGCGCTACAGCGCTTGTGGTGCCCGCTTGGGAGCATTAGTCACCCATAACAAAGAAGTTTATGCTGCTGCTTTAAAGTATGCTCAGGCGCGTCTCGCCCCTCCTGCTGTAGCTCAAATCGCAGCAACAGCCGCAATAGCTACTCCATCAAGTTATTTTGATACTGTAATAAAGGAGTATTCAGAACGCCGCAACCTATTGGTAAATACCCTAAACAAAATGGAGGGTGTTTATTGTCCTAATCCAGGCGGTGCATTTTATGCAATTGTCCGTTTACCAATTGATGATAGTGATCGTTTTTGTGAGTGGATGCTGGATAAATTCACCTACGAAAACCAAACGGTAATGCTAGCACCGGCTACTGGTTTCTATTCAACACCGGGAGCTGGCCGAAATGAGGTGCGCATGGCTTATGTAATCAATCAGGACGATTTGAAAAAAGCTTTAATATGTTTGGAGAAGGCCCTTGTTGAGTACCCGGGTAGAATTTTATCATCAACCGGACTAACTGCCAAATCAGCACTATAA
- a CDS encoding arylsulfatase has product MKKTFLLGAFMATALSVLQVCQSNAQDPSSKSLDRTVLPIKEPTRKTYKELDVRYATPPTHFDIKPPRGAPNVVIVLIDDMGFGVSEVFGGPVSTPNMDKLADNGIKYNRFHTSALCSPTRVALLTGYNHHSNNMGCITEAATTFPGNTGVRPQTITPMAEVLRQNGYNTAAFGKYHETPTWEISNSGPQDRWPTRSGFEKFYGFIGGETNEWAPLIYDGVTIVETPTDPNYHFTTDMTNQTISWVRYQQALSPDKPFFIYFAPGATHAPHHVPKEWADKYKGKFDQGWDKIREQTLERQKKLGIVPSNTKLAPKPADIKDWDKLSTDEKKLFTRQMEVYAGFAEQTDYEVGRFISTIKELGVMDNTLIIFIAGDNGASAEGQMNGMYSEMTYFNGVVETVPDMLKHYDEWGGPSTYPHFAAGWAVAMDAPFSYTKQVASDFGGTRNGMIIQWPAGIKAKGEMRSQFGHVIDIAPTIYEVTKIPAPTMVNGIKQDPIEGTSLAYTFNNAGAAEQHRVQYFEMFGNRGVYQDGWFARTIHRPAWRQKPLNTLQEDKWELYNTIEDFSLSDDLAAKNPDKLKSMEALFMKEAEKYHVLPLDDRLLERTNAAVMGRPTVMGDRTSVTYGEGMKGMGVDIFIDLRNTSYTITADVDVKANGNGVIVCQGGRFGGLSFYMKNGKPAFTYNYLGLQSMQVMATDALPAGKYKLMYDFRYDGVGVGKGGTATIYVDGKKVAENKFEKTQPGIFSVDDLADIGIDEGTPVADYGESSKFNGKIDKVTVNIAKK; this is encoded by the coding sequence ATGAAAAAGACATTTCTTTTAGGCGCATTTATGGCAACTGCTTTAAGTGTTTTGCAGGTTTGTCAGTCAAATGCCCAGGACCCTTCTTCAAAAAGTTTGGACAGAACGGTTCTCCCCATTAAAGAACCAACACGCAAGACTTATAAAGAACTTGATGTAAGATATGCCACACCTCCGACACATTTTGATATAAAACCCCCACGAGGTGCACCCAATGTTGTGATTGTATTAATAGACGATATGGGGTTTGGAGTGTCCGAAGTCTTTGGTGGCCCTGTAAGCACACCTAACATGGATAAACTTGCTGATAACGGTATTAAATATAACCGTTTTCATACCAGTGCACTTTGCTCACCTACCAGAGTGGCATTGCTTACAGGATACAACCATCATAGTAATAATATGGGCTGTATTACCGAAGCTGCTACCACCTTTCCGGGAAATACCGGAGTAAGGCCTCAAACAATAACACCTATGGCCGAGGTATTGCGCCAAAACGGATATAATACGGCCGCCTTTGGCAAGTATCACGAAACACCTACATGGGAAATCTCCAACTCGGGTCCCCAGGACCGTTGGCCTACACGTTCGGGATTCGAAAAATTTTATGGCTTCATTGGTGGCGAAACCAATGAATGGGCTCCATTAATTTATGACGGGGTTACAATAGTAGAAACACCGACCGATCCGAATTATCACTTTACTACGGATATGACCAACCAGACCATTTCATGGGTTCGTTATCAGCAGGCATTATCTCCCGATAAACCTTTCTTTATTTATTTCGCACCGGGTGCAACGCATGCGCCTCATCATGTTCCAAAAGAATGGGCCGATAAATACAAAGGGAAATTTGATCAGGGTTGGGATAAGATTCGTGAACAGACATTAGAGCGGCAGAAAAAACTGGGCATTGTTCCTTCAAATACAAAACTTGCACCAAAACCGGCCGATATAAAAGATTGGGATAAACTCTCGACAGACGAGAAAAAACTATTTACACGCCAAATGGAAGTGTATGCAGGTTTTGCTGAACAAACCGATTACGAAGTTGGAAGATTCATTTCAACTATTAAAGAATTAGGGGTAATGGATAATACATTAATCATATTCATTGCCGGAGATAATGGCGCAAGTGCCGAAGGACAAATGAACGGCATGTACAGTGAGATGACTTATTTTAATGGTGTGGTCGAAACTGTTCCTGATATGCTAAAGCATTATGACGAATGGGGTGGCCCCAGCACCTATCCGCACTTTGCAGCAGGATGGGCAGTGGCAATGGATGCTCCTTTCTCTTACACCAAGCAGGTTGCTTCTGATTTTGGAGGCACTAGAAATGGCATGATCATTCAATGGCCGGCGGGTATCAAAGCAAAAGGCGAAATGCGTTCGCAGTTTGGCCACGTAATTGATATCGCTCCAACTATTTATGAGGTTACAAAAATACCTGCACCAACCATGGTTAATGGTATTAAACAAGATCCGATTGAGGGTACAAGCCTTGCATATACATTTAATAATGCCGGTGCAGCCGAGCAACATAGAGTACAATATTTCGAAATGTTTGGCAACAGGGGGGTGTATCAGGATGGCTGGTTTGCCCGCACTATACATAGGCCGGCATGGAGACAGAAACCCCTCAATACACTACAGGAAGATAAATGGGAGTTATACAATACTATTGAAGATTTCAGTTTGTCTGATGATCTGGCAGCGAAAAACCCAGACAAACTGAAATCCATGGAAGCATTGTTTATGAAGGAAGCTGAAAAATATCATGTTTTGCCGTTGGACGATCGCCTCCTGGAAAGAACCAATGCGGCAGTGATGGGCCGGCCAACTGTTATGGGTGACAGAACCTCTGTAACATATGGAGAGGGCATGAAAGGAATGGGGGTTGATATTTTTATAGACCTGAGAAATACTTCTTACACCATAACTGCTGATGTGGATGTAAAAGCCAATGGAAACGGTGTTATTGTTTGCCAGGGTGGTCGTTTTGGAGGCTTGTCATTCTATATGAAAAATGGAAAACCTGCCTTTACTTACAATTATCTTGGCTTGCAGTCTATGCAAGTGATGGCCACTGATGCACTGCCTGCAGGTAAGTATAAATTGATGTATGATTTCAGATACGATGGAGTTGGGGTAGGAAAAGGTGGAACTGCAACAATTTACGTTGATGGTAAAAAGGTCGCTGAAAATAAGTTTGAAAAAACACAGCCGGGAATATTCTCTGTTGATGATTTGGCAGATATTGGTATTGATGAAGGAACACCTGTGGCCGATTATGGTGAATCATCTAAGTTCAATGGGAAGATTGACAAGGTAACCGTAAATATTGCCAAGAAGTAA
- a CDS encoding phosphoglyceromutase, protein MKKLLVLMLSIFVLNVFAQSEHKTKNIILITLDGYRWQELFTGADSALVFNKEYTANTFNTVTRFWGATENERRQKLMPFMWQTLAQQGQLYGNRRLNNKVNATNPHWVSYPGYCEILCGYVDTLIGGNKKRNNPNITVLEFLNNIEEFKGKVAVFSSWDVFPYIVNANRSKIPVNTGFSRAENEQGSANIKLLNTMQNQVPELFGGVRFDVFTHYLAMEYMKKHNPRVIFIGYGEPDEWAHKGKYENYLQSANYIDQFIADIWNFVQTNPFYKDKTTLLITTDHGRGDAKKGKWKSHGFDIVGAGDVWLAAIGPDTKPLGEIKTEGQLYLTQIAQTIANLLGLEYSNHKPLGGAVISIIH, encoded by the coding sequence ATGAAAAAGCTGCTTGTACTGATGCTATCCATTTTTGTTCTCAATGTTTTTGCTCAATCTGAGCATAAAACGAAGAACATTATACTTATTACCCTGGATGGTTACCGCTGGCAGGAATTATTTACAGGGGCAGATTCAGCCTTGGTATTTAATAAAGAATATACGGCAAATACCTTTAACACAGTTACGCGATTTTGGGGAGCAACTGAAAATGAGCGCAGGCAAAAATTAATGCCTTTTATGTGGCAAACCCTTGCTCAACAAGGACAGCTTTATGGCAATCGCCGCTTGAACAACAAAGTAAATGCGACAAACCCTCATTGGGTGTCATATCCTGGTTATTGCGAAATTTTATGTGGATATGTTGATACCTTAATTGGGGGCAATAAAAAAAGGAACAATCCGAATATTACCGTTTTGGAGTTTTTAAACAATATCGAAGAGTTTAAAGGTAAAGTAGCTGTTTTTAGTTCATGGGATGTATTTCCATATATCGTAAATGCCAATCGGTCCAAAATTCCGGTGAATACCGGATTTAGCCGGGCTGAAAATGAACAAGGGAGTGCTAATATAAAACTCCTAAATACCATGCAAAATCAGGTTCCAGAGTTGTTTGGAGGTGTACGTTTCGACGTATTTACTCATTACTTGGCAATGGAGTACATGAAGAAGCATAATCCAAGAGTCATATTTATTGGTTATGGCGAACCCGACGAATGGGCACATAAAGGTAAATATGAAAATTATCTGCAATCAGCAAATTACATTGATCAGTTCATTGCCGATATATGGAATTTTGTTCAAACCAACCCTTTTTATAAAGATAAAACCACGCTGCTTATTACGACTGATCACGGTCGGGGGGATGCGAAAAAGGGAAAATGGAAAAGCCATGGATTTGATATTGTAGGAGCAGGGGATGTATGGCTGGCCGCTATTGGTCCTGACACCAAGCCGTTAGGCGAAATCAAAACAGAAGGACAACTTTATCTCACGCAAATAGCCCAAACCATAGCCAATTTATTAGGGCTTGAATACTCAAACCATAAACCATTAGGAGGAGCCGTTATCTCAATAATCCATTAA
- a CDS encoding DUF2892 domain-containing protein, giving the protein MLKYSRLALGIVAFGFAIYLFVIGQIAWGLLALLFSILFVVFFFRNENMLAAFFYMRKNNLEKAHSFLQRIKHPEAVLLKGQQAYYYFLVGTCEAQKSIFQSEKYFKKALAIGLRMDHDVAMAKLSLAGVAMSKGNKREAQNLLAEAKKLDKNKMLAEQIKMMQQQMGMVGMQKVGMQSYHGRKRM; this is encoded by the coding sequence ATGTTAAAGTATTCTCGTTTAGCGTTGGGGATTGTAGCTTTTGGCTTTGCCATTTACCTGTTTGTTATTGGTCAAATTGCATGGGGACTATTAGCTCTATTATTTTCTATCTTATTTGTTGTGTTTTTCTTTAGAAATGAAAACATGCTTGCTGCATTTTTCTACATGAGAAAAAACAATCTTGAAAAAGCACATTCTTTCTTACAAAGAATTAAGCACCCGGAAGCGGTTTTATTGAAAGGTCAACAGGCTTATTATTACTTTTTAGTGGGCACATGTGAAGCGCAAAAGAGCATCTTCCAATCGGAGAAATATTTTAAAAAGGCTCTTGCAATTGGTTTACGTATGGATCATGACGTTGCAATGGCTAAGTTAAGTTTGGCAGGTGTTGCAATGAGCAAAGGAAACAAACGTGAGGCGCAAAATTTATTAGCAGAAGCTAAGAAGTTGGACAAAAACAAAATGCTGGCAGAGCAAATTAAAATGATGCAACAGCAAATGGGTATGGTTGGCATGCAAAAAGTAGGCATGCAAAGCTACCATGGCAGAAAGAGAATGTAA